From a single Drosophila sulfurigaster albostrigata strain 15112-1811.04 chromosome 3, ASM2355843v2, whole genome shotgun sequence genomic region:
- the LOC133841152 gene encoding myrosinase 1 produces the protein MWQVLIKISLLSLCCAAATVPGKPSSSVRHFPNDFLWGVGSSSYQIEGGWNADDKGESIWDFLTHQNPEKIVDQSNGDISADSYHQWRRDVQMVRELHVTSYRFSLSWPRIMPGGYMNQVSTAGIKYYSNLIDELLRYNITPMVTIYHWELPQRLQELGGWTNPEIIPVFQDYARLVLEMYGDRVKIWTTINEPWHVCEHGYGVDYMAPSYNFPGIPAYLCGHNLLKAHAEVVHMYRNEFQQRQGGRMGITLDTSWPEPRDPDSAEDREASERAMQFYVGWFGHPIFSKHGNYPKVMIERIRNLSKQQGFGARSRLPEFTMEEIHRIKGTSDFFGINSYTSNLVNSNGHNNTGKFPIPSFNHDMGVVESQAGVDWPGSGSVWLKVYPKGMYNLLMWIHREYNGPEIIVTENGVSDRGGLEDYARVDYYNLYLSAVLDAMEDGANVSGYIAWSLMDSYEWKAGYTEKFGLYHVDFNSPNRTRTPKISARVFSNICKTNSIDWSYRPTLNDEQLVVAARLPAESMETNSASTLNWSLALLLAILLAWHC, from the exons atgtggcaagtgttaataaaaatatcgctgctgtcgctgtgctgtgctgctgcAAC CGTCCCTGGCAAACCGTCGAGCAGCGTTCGTCATTTTCCCAACGATTTTCTGTGGGGCGTCGGTTCGTCCTCGTATCAAATCGAAGGCGGTTGGAATGCGGATGACAAAGGAGAATCCATTTGGGATTTTCTGACACATCAGAATCCCGAAAAGATTGTCGATCAATCCAATGGCGATATCTCAGCCGATAGTTATCATCAG TGGCGTCGCGATGTCCAAATGGTGAGGGAACTGCATGTGACCTCGTATCGTTTCTCCCTGTCCTGGCCTAGGATTATGCCTGGTGGTTACATGAATCAAGTGAGCACCGCAGGCATCAAGTACTATAGCAATCTGATCGATGAATTGCTGCGCTACAACATCACACCCATGGTGACCATCTATCACTGGGAGTTGCCGCAACGTCTGCAGGAACTTGGAGGCTGGACCAATCCCGAGATCATACCCGTCTTCCAGGACTATGCTCGCTTGGTCCTCGAGATGTACGGAGATCGTGTCAAGATCTGGACCACCATAAATGAGCCGTGGCATGTGTGTGAACATGGCTATGGAGTCGACTACATGGCACCTTCCTACAACTTCCCTGGCATTCCTGCCTACCTCTGTGGTCACAATCTGCTCAAAGCTCATGCGGAGGTCGTCCACATGTATCGCAATGAGTTCCAGCAGCGTCAAGGCGGTCGCATGGGCATTACGCTGGACACCTCGTGGCCAGAGCCAAGAGATCCTGATTCCGCCGAGGATCGTGAGGCATCCGAGCGTGCCATGCAATTCTATGTGGGCTGGTTTGGACATCCCATCTTCTCGAAGCACGGCAACTATCCCAAAGTAATGATTGAACGCATTAGGAACCTCAGCAAGCAACAGGGATTCGGTGCACGCTCCAGATTGCCCGAATTCACCATGGAAGAGATACATCGCATCAAGGGCACCTCGGACTTCTTTGGCATCAACTCGTACACCAGCAATCTGGTTAACTCGAATGGTCACAACAACACCGGCAAGTTCCCCATACCATCGTTCAATCACGACATGGGCGTCGTTGAGAGTCAAGCTGGTGTGGACTGGCCCGGCTCCGGATCTGTTTGGCTTAAG GTCTATCCCAAGGGCATGTACAATCTGCTGATGTGGATACATCGCGAATACAATGGACCCGAGATCATTGTCACGGAGAACGGCGTCAGTGATCGTGGTGGTCTGGAGGATTATGCTCGTGTGGATTACTACAATTTGTACTTATCAGCGGTGCTGGATGCCATGGAGGATGGCGCCAATGTCAGTGGTTACATTGCCTGGAGTCTCATGGACAGTTACGAGTGGAAGGCGGGCTACACTGAGAAGTTTGGTCTCTATCACGTTGACTTTAACTCACCAAATCGCACACGCACTCCCAAGATCTCGGCGAGAGTCTTTTCTAATATCTGCAAGACTAACTCCATCGACTGGAGCTATCGTCCCACCCTAAACGATGAGCAGCTTGTCGTCGCCGCTCGTCTTCCTGCGGAGAGTATGGAAACCAATTCAGCCTCAACCCTTAACTGGAGTCTGGCGCTGCTTTTAGCCATCTTGCTGGCGTGGCATTGCTAG
- the LOC133841154 gene encoding uncharacterized protein LOC133841154: protein MKLLLLCCLLLAVTLCRSSVIPTVPVAAPVPVPGVLPVPTSHQFVTRHYNGLYVPTTTTSTAWPAWSTYPTTYYKYSGGYPTYTYPYSYSYGYYPGYNYGYGYKSSW from the exons ATGAAGCTT CTACTGctctgctgtttgctgctggctgtcACGCTGTGCCGCTCCAGCGTTATTCCCACCGTGCCAGTGGCTGCTCCAGTGCCTGTGCCTGGAGTGCTGCCTGTGCCAACCAGTCATCAATTTGTGACACGACACTACAATGGTCTCTATGtgccaacgacgacgacttcGACTGCTTGGCCAGCTTGGTCAACGTACCCCACAACGTACTACAAATACAGCGGCGGATATCCAACTTATACCTATCCCTATAGCTATTCCTATGGCTATTATCCCGGATACAACTATGGCTATGGCTACAAGAGCAGCTGGTAA
- the LOC133844169 gene encoding uncharacterized protein LOC133844169: MQQILAFFALVACVAAQPALFPTNVAPLTYTNLPAVAAAASPLAISSSQRLDYFNQFNAAFGPQAPPARLVATPSGLTAFPALFGFPAANRFGQPARFIAAAPPTSSFFF, encoded by the exons ATGCAGCAAATT CTTGCCTTTTTCGCTCTGGTTGCTTGTGTGGCAGCTCAACCAGCTTTGTTCCCTACGAATGTTGCTCCTCTGACCTATACCAATCTGCCAgctgtggctgcagctgcttctCCTTTGGCCATCTCCAGCAGCCAGCGACTGGATTACTTTAATCAGTTCAATGCTGCTTTTGGACCTCAAGCTCCGCCGGCTCGACTCGTTGCGACTCCTTCGGGATTGACTGCTTTTCCTGCTCTTTTTGGTTTTCCAGCTGCCAATCGCTTTGGTCAACCAGCGCGCTTTATTGCTGCAGCTCCTCCAACAAGTTCCTTCTTCTTCTGA
- the LOC133841151 gene encoding probable ATP-dependent RNA helicase Dbp73D, producing the protein MELFTVNRYTEDHKKSKGSGETANEDAILQKLLQKAEKRKRKHKSSEPEKPQESVEDIKEPEAKEDTTQDEVATEPTEETAPTEEVDSNDFQVIGSTAKKQKVEMFLPAWLAHPTIIEGGNLIPDGDADAAGDDEASIKQLSYLEKSTLRALKQMKIKRLFPVQRAVIPWVLEAQSKPEPFRPRDICVSAPTGSGKTLAFAIPIVQMLANRVECKVRALVVLPVAELALQVFKVFSVLCSHTELQVCLLSKQHRLEDEQKKMVEQYKGAYYSKVDIVVTTPGRLVDHLHATKGFCLKSLQFLVIDEADRIMDAVFQNWLYHLDSHVRSTADQLLAGVQAPLCYQELLDSYGKQPHKLLFSATLSQDPEKLQNLRLFQPKLFTTVLTLPTLQPKLENGEQTEQDVQQSANQFIGKYTTPAELTELHCLTEMRYKPLTLYALVQQYGWKRFLCFTNSADTADRLGFVLSSLFKDTSIHVAELSSKMSVHNRKVRLSQFMRGGINGLICSDALARGIDVPNVDIVVSYDAPRHIKTYIHRVGRTARAGQKGTAVTLLTDQDQQQFKKMLNEVGKSLGDEITTSPDLELQHAGIYKTALELLRRRQENQKKDQRVEKIRKSRKANLHKQAGGADGLTLMEKLQLKAIDDLADEKPKEEPKQPKPKAKKVQKRKIRN; encoded by the exons ATGGAATTATTTACAGTGAATCG TTACACGGAGGATCACAAAAAATCCAAAGGCAGCGGCGAGACTGCAAACGAAGATGCCATTCTGCAAAAGTTGCTGCAGAAAGCTGAAAAGcgcaaaagaaaacacaaaagtaGCGAGCCAGAGAAACCACAAGAATCTGTTGAAGACATTAAAGAACCAGAAGCAAAGGAAGACACTACACAAGATGAAGTCGCAACAGAACCTACAGAAGAAACAGCGCCCACGGAAGAAGTGGATTCCAATGATTTCCAAGTCATTGGATCCACAGCCAAGAAGCAGAAAGTCGAAATGTTTCTTCCCGCTTGGCTGGCACATCCCACCATCATTGAAGGCGGCAACCTGATACCCGATGGAGATGCTGATGCAGCTGGTGATGATGAAGCGTCCATAAAACAGCTGTCATATTTAGAAAAGTCCACATTGAGAGCGCtgaagcaaatgaaaattaagcGACTGTTTCCTGTGCAACGCGCGGTCATTCCATGGGTGCTGGAGGCGCAATCCAAACCAGAACCATTCCGGCCACGCGACATTTGCGTCTCTGCACCCACGGGTAGCGGAAAGACCTTGGCCTTTGCCATTCCCATTGTTCAGATGCTGGCGAATCGCGTGGAGTGCAAAGTACGTGCTTTGGTTGTGTTGCCAGTGGCTGAGTTGGCGCTGCAGGTGTTCAAGGTGTTCAGTGTACTGTGCAGCCACACGGAACTGCAAGTGTGTCTGCTCTCCAAGCAGCATCGCCTGGAGGATGAGCAGAAAAAGATGGTGGAGCAGTACAAAGGTGCCTACTACTCTAAAGTGGATATTGTCGTGACCACACCGG GTCGTTTGGTGGATCATCTGCATGCTACGAAGGGATTTTGCTTGAAATCACTACAGTTTCTGGTCATCGACGAGGCGGATCGCATTATGGACGCAGTCTTTCAAAACTGGTTGTATCACTTGGACTCGCATGTGCGCAGCACAGCGGATCAACTGCTGGCGGGTGTGCAGGCTCCACTGTGTTACCAGGAGTTACTCGATAGCTATGGCAAGCAACCGCATAAGCTGCTCTTCTCGGCCACACTCTCGCAAGATCCTGAAAAGCTGCAGAATTTGCGTCTGTTCCAACCCAAGCTGTTTACCACAGTGTTGACTTTGCCCACACTACAGCCCAAGCTGGAGAATGGCGAGCAGACCGAACAGGATGTGCAACAGAGCGCCAACCAATTTATTGGCAAATACACAACGCCAGCGGAGTTAACGGAGCTGCATTGCCTCACAGAGATGCGTTATAAACCACTTACGCTGTATGCACTGGTTCAACAATATGGCTGGAAGAGATTCTTGTGTTTCACCAACAGTGCAGACACCGCCGATCGTTTGGGCTTTGTGCTGAGCAGTCTTTTCAAAGACACTTCGATTCATGTCGCCGAGTTGTCATCCAAGATGTCTGTGCATAACCGCAAGGTTAGACTTTCACAATTTATGCGTGGTGGGATCAATGGTTTGATCTGTTCAGATGCCTTGGCGCGTGGTATTGATGTGCCTAACGTGGATATTGTGGTGTCCTACGATGCGCCGCGTCACATCAAGACCTACATTCACCGCGTGGGTCGCACAGCTCGTGCTGGACAAAAGGGCACAGCGGTCACATTGCTTACCGACCAGGATCAGCAGCAATTCAAGAAAATGCTGAACGAGGTGGGCAAATCGTTGGGCGACGAAATTACCACTTCACCAGATCTTGAACTGCAACACGCCGGCATCTACAAGACAGCGCTGGAACTCTTGCGTCGACGCCAGGAGAACCAAAAGAAGGATCAGCGCGTGGAGAAGATTCGCAAGTCCCGCAAAGCCAATCTGCATAAGCAGGCAGGTGGTGCTGATGGTTTGACACTCATGGAGAAGCTGCAATTAAAGGCGATTGATGATCTAGCAGACGAGAAGCCGAAAGAGGAGCCAAAGCAGCCTAAGCCGAAGGCCAAAAAGGTGCAAAAGCGCAAAATACGCAACTGA
- the LOC133841153 gene encoding peptidoglycan-recognition protein SB1 — protein MNTASLKFLAILAICAIALPSVTLALTIQPRSSWGAASARSPSRINGAVEYVIIHHSDNPNGCSTSAQCQRLIKNIQSDHKGRRSFSDIGYNFIVAGDGKVYEGRGFGLQGSHAPMYNRRSIGIVFLGNFENSTPSAEMLQNAKDLIELAKQGGHLKNDYTLLGHRQTKATSCPGTALYNEIKTWPRWKQI, from the exons ATGAACACAGCATCTCTCAAGTTTCTGGCGATTCTCGCCATCTGCGCAATCG CGCTGCCCTCCGTGACTTTGGCGCTAACGATTCAGCCCCGCAGCAGCTGGGGAGCAGCAAGTGCGCGATCCCCCTCGCGCATCAATGGCGCCGTGGAGTATGTGATCATCCATCACTCAGACAATCCCAATGGCTGCAGTACGTCAGCGCAGTGCCAGCGTCTGATCAAGAACATACAGTCAGATCACAAGGGAAGACGTAGCTTTAGCGATATTGgctacaattttattgtgGCCGGCGATGGCAAAGTTTACGAGGGACGTGGCTTTGGACTGCAGGGTTCACATGCTCCGATGTACAATCGTCGCAGCATTGGCATCGTTTTTCTGGGCAACTTTGAGAACAGCACGCCATCGGCTGAAATGCTGCAAAATGCCAAGGATCTGATTGAGCTGGCCAAGCAGGGCGGACATCTGAAAAACGATTACACCTTGTTGGGTCATCGTCAGACAAAGGCAACCAGTTGCCCTGGCACAGCGCTCTACAATGAGATCAAAACGTGGCCACGCTGGAAGCAGATTTAA